In one window of Candidatus Scalindua sp. DNA:
- a CDS encoding radical SAM protein codes for MPSIVIELTNRCNVSCQHCLDTRHSADGENLETEILDKILQNSRDHGFDHLSFTGGEPTLHPRFNEILKNVNEAGYNFGFVTNGWNFTDVYSQLLPYRDRLRGITFSLDSAREEVHDKVRGRGAYRRLMKAFSICMVKDIPFTINTTVMFYNKGELKEMAELATKLGSRGLRFCHLMPTPGNVEKGLTISPEECVVIEGLIGGLQQSFPMPIIMAPGYHTTNLFPCSPLQSKELNIDWRGNVTLCCHLSGYGNGATGGDIIGKLDMMSFAEALKRFIQMNKTFHQDKRERYRKGKNKDLDYFPCFYCLNYFNKVGWLKDDHESPWSSSVWKV; via the coding sequence ATGCCGAGTATCGTAATCGAACTAACAAATCGCTGTAATGTAAGTTGCCAGCACTGTCTTGATACTAGACATAGTGCTGACGGAGAAAATCTTGAAACAGAGATTCTGGATAAGATCCTCCAAAACTCCAGGGACCACGGGTTTGATCACCTCTCTTTTACGGGCGGAGAACCGACACTTCACCCCCGATTCAATGAAATACTCAAGAATGTGAATGAGGCTGGATATAACTTTGGCTTCGTCACAAACGGATGGAATTTCACTGACGTGTATAGCCAGTTACTTCCCTATCGTGACAGACTGAGAGGGATTACATTTAGTCTGGATAGTGCCAGGGAGGAGGTACACGATAAGGTGCGAGGGAGGGGGGCATATCGTCGACTCATGAAGGCTTTCAGTATCTGCATGGTAAAAGATATTCCCTTTACCATTAATACGACCGTTATGTTTTACAATAAGGGAGAATTAAAGGAGATGGCTGAGCTTGCAACGAAACTGGGGAGTCGTGGGTTGAGGTTTTGCCATCTCATGCCGACACCCGGGAATGTTGAAAAGGGCCTTACCATTTCTCCTGAGGAGTGTGTGGTGATCGAGGGATTGATCGGAGGACTTCAACAATCCTTTCCCATGCCCATAATCATGGCTCCTGGATATCATACGACCAATCTCTTCCCCTGCAGTCCGCTTCAGTCAAAGGAGTTGAACATTGACTGGAGGGGTAATGTCACCTTATGCTGTCACCTGTCTGGTTATGGAAACGGTGCAACAGGTGGAGATATAATAGGCAAACTGGATATGATGAGTTTTGCAGAGGCACTGAAACGTTTTATTCAAATGAATAAAACGTTTCACCAGGATAAGCGTGAACGCTACCGTAAAGGTAAAAATAAAGATTTAGACTATTTTCCCTGCTTTTATTGCTTGAATTATTTTAATAAAGTAGGTTGGCTGAAAGATGATCACGAAAGTCCCTGGTCGAGTTCTGTTTGGAAGGTATAA
- a CDS encoding rubredoxin: MSSWECTVCGYIYDPRKGDSMGGIEPNTPFEELPDDWVCPACGANKDAFQVVEK, translated from the coding sequence ATGTCTAGTTGGGAATGTACGGTTTGTGGCTATATATACGATCCAAGAAAAGGTGACAGTATGGGCGGTATTGAACCAAATACGCCGTTTGAAGAGCTGCCTGATGACTGGGTCTGTCCGGCATGCGGTGCAAATAAAGACGCTTTTCAGGTAGTGGAGAAATAA
- a CDS encoding zinc-binding dehydrogenase: MKAVVFYEHGDTDKLVYTDCAVPEISPSEVLVEVKACGLNHLDIWVREGIPGVTISLPHILGCEISGEINQVGTEVKQLHPGQRVLVAPGISCGKCEYCLSVNESLCSEFKIMGFQIDGGYAEYVKVPAGNIIEISDTLSFEEWAAVPLVFLTAWHMLKTRAGLRAGETVLVHAAGSGIGSAAIQIAKLSGAEVITTAGTADKLEKAGELGADYGINYLQDDFAEKVKEFTHGTGVDVVFEHIGPETFEKSLLCLKRGGRVVTCGATSGSAVTIDLRSFFVRQLSISGCYMGSRKELMEVLRLVESGKLKPVIDSVFQLKDAVAAQTKMIGRKQFGKMVLVP, encoded by the coding sequence ATGAAGGCTGTAGTCTTTTATGAGCATGGAGATACAGACAAATTAGTATACACTGACTGTGCCGTGCCTGAGATTTCTCCTTCAGAGGTGCTGGTAGAGGTCAAGGCCTGCGGTTTGAACCATCTCGATATCTGGGTAAGAGAAGGTATACCCGGTGTTACCATCTCTCTGCCTCATATCCTCGGGTGTGAGATCAGTGGTGAGATAAATCAGGTCGGTACTGAGGTGAAACAGCTACATCCGGGACAGAGGGTACTTGTCGCACCTGGAATAAGTTGTGGAAAGTGTGAATATTGCCTTTCTGTCAATGAGAGTCTCTGTAGTGAATTCAAGATAATGGGATTTCAAATTGACGGAGGCTATGCCGAATATGTTAAGGTCCCTGCCGGCAACATTATTGAGATTTCTGATACGCTGTCATTTGAAGAGTGGGCTGCGGTACCGCTCGTATTTTTAACCGCATGGCATATGCTCAAGACACGTGCAGGTCTGAGGGCAGGGGAAACGGTGTTGGTTCATGCTGCCGGCAGCGGAATCGGCAGTGCAGCAATTCAGATAGCAAAACTGAGCGGTGCTGAGGTGATAACGACGGCTGGCACAGCGGATAAACTGGAAAAGGCCGGGGAACTGGGTGCAGATTATGGAATCAATTATCTACAGGACGACTTTGCGGAAAAGGTAAAAGAGTTTACCCATGGTACGGGTGTTGATGTTGTGTTCGAGCATATTGGACCGGAGACATTTGAGAAGAGCCTTTTATGCCTCAAACGGGGGGGAAGAGTTGTTACGTGCGGTGCCACCAGTGGTTCAGCAGTGACTATTGATCTGAGGTCTTTCTTTGTCAGGCAGCTCTCCATTTCCGGCTGTTACATGGGGAGCAGGAAGGAGCTTATGGAGGTGTTACGCCTCGTTGAATCCGGAAAATTAAAACCTGTCATTGACTCGGTATTTCAGCTGAAAGACGCTGTAGCGGCGCAGACTAAGATGATAGGGAGAAAACAGTTTGGGAAAATGGTCCTGGTGCCATGA
- a CDS encoding type II toxin-antitoxin system HicA family toxin → MIKKKLFNKLISGSKNIRFSEVTACAESFGFHLDRINGSHHIYYHQDVPELLNLQNIKDKAKPYQVKQLLQLIEKYNLQLGEKK, encoded by the coding sequence ATGATTAAAAAAAAATTGTTTAATAAGTTGATTTCTGGTTCAAAAAATATTAGATTCTCAGAAGTAACTGCATGTGCTGAGTCATTTGGTTTCCATTTGGACCGTATTAATGGCAGCCACCATATTTACTACCATCAAGACGTGCCAGAATTATTAAATTTACAGAACATAAAAGACAAAGCCAAACCATATCAGGTAAAGCAATTATTACAACTTATCGAAAAATATAATCTTCAATTGGGAGAGAAGAAATGA
- a CDS encoding DUF1016 N-terminal domain-containing protein, with amino-acid sequence MKNRPVPALPLYQKIVEILEEARKTAYRSINSTMVHAYWRIGQQIVEHEQAGKSRAEYGKS; translated from the coding sequence ATGAAGAACAGACCCGTTCCGGCATTGCCCCTCTATCAAAAAATTGTTGAGATTCTGGAAGAGGCGAGAAAGACCGCTTATCGCTCCATAAACAGCACTATGGTACATGCCTATTGGCGGATTGGACAACAGATTGTTGAGCATGAACAGGCGGGGAAATCGAGGGCAGAATACGGGAAGAGCTGA
- a CDS encoding HAD family hydrolase, with translation MNTTRYNAVIFDLDGTLLNTLEDLANSVNRVLVKNGFPTHQTDAYRYFVGDGALELVNRALPAEKRINSIISQCLESFRTDYTENWNIKTAPYEGIAEMLDALKALRVKMAILSNKPHEHTKRCVAELLPQWDFEIVLGQRSGIPRKPDPTGALEVAEHVNIAPSEFLYLGDTDIDMKTSVTAGMFPVGALWGFRTAEELKESGARALIAHPLEILPLMK, from the coding sequence ATGAATACCACCCGTTACAACGCCGTTATATTTGACCTGGACGGTACCTTACTCAACACCCTGGAAGACCTGGCCAACTCTGTGAACCGTGTCCTTGTGAAAAACGGGTTCCCCACTCACCAGACAGATGCATACCGCTATTTTGTTGGAGACGGGGCACTCGAACTTGTCAATCGAGCATTGCCTGCTGAGAAGAGAATTAACAGCATCATATCTCAGTGCCTTGAGTCATTTCGCACCGACTACACAGAGAACTGGAACATCAAAACTGCCCCTTATGAGGGAATTGCGGAGATGCTGGATGCACTCAAAGCACTCAGGGTAAAGATGGCGATATTATCAAATAAGCCTCATGAACACACAAAGCGGTGTGTGGCAGAACTTTTACCACAGTGGGATTTCGAAATCGTACTTGGACAACGCAGCGGGATACCCCGAAAACCGGATCCGACAGGTGCATTGGAGGTGGCTGAGCACGTAAACATTGCACCGTCTGAGTTCCTCTACCTTGGTGATACAGACATTGACATGAAGACGTCTGTTACTGCCGGTATGTTTCCCGTGGGAGCACTCTGGGGTTTCAGAACTGCGGAGGAGTTAAAGGAGAGTGGTGCGCGGGCATTGATCGCGCATCCGTTAGAGATTTTACCCCTGATGAAATGA
- a CDS encoding type II toxin-antitoxin system HicB family antitoxin, which translates to MKDYHINIFYSDEDNGYIADIPDLKHCSAFGATQEEALKEALKAKDAWLETARSRNKPIPSPQYRPVIYQVV; encoded by the coding sequence ATGAAAGATTATCATATTAATATATTTTATAGTGATGAAGATAATGGATATATTGCGGACATACCGGATTTAAAACATTGTTCTGCTTTTGGTGCAACCCAAGAAGAAGCACTTAAGGAGGCTTTAAAGGCAAAAGACGCATGGCTTGAGACAGCTCGATCAAGGAATAAACCTATACCAAGCCCTCAATACCGCCCCGTAATTTACCAAGTTGTTTAA
- a CDS encoding transposase, producing MRSRYRITEKEGIYFVTSTIVEWIPVFTTQKYCDIVIDSLRFCKDHKGLRLYAFVILENHFHLVVSAPELSDALASLKKFTAKEIINALKQDNNRWLLNQLAFFKKRNKMASDFQVWQEGFHPQLILNDKMLIQKVEYIHQNPVRYGLVDEPEHWRYSSARNYRTDDHSIIKTDELPD from the coding sequence GTGAGAAGCAGATACAGGATTACAGAAAAAGAGGGGATATATTTTGTAACTTCTACAATAGTGGAATGGATACCCGTTTTTACAACACAGAAGTATTGTGACATAGTTATAGATTCGCTCAGGTTTTGTAAAGACCATAAGGGGTTAAGATTATATGCATTTGTTATCTTGGAAAATCACTTTCACCTGGTTGTATCAGCCCCTGAATTATCGGACGCATTAGCTTCATTAAAGAAGTTTACTGCAAAAGAGATAATTAATGCGTTAAAGCAAGATAATAATCGCTGGTTACTCAATCAACTTGCTTTTTTTAAAAAGAGAAACAAAATGGCAAGCGACTTTCAGGTGTGGCAGGAGGGTTTTCATCCGCAATTGATACTGAATGACAAGATGTTGATTCAAAAAGTAGAGTATATCCATCAAAATCCGGTAAGATACGGTTTAGTAGATGAGCCTGAACATTGGCGTTATAGCTCTGCTCGAAATTACCGTACTGATGATCATTCGATTATTAAAACGGATGAGTTGCCTGATTGA
- a CDS encoding iron-containing alcohol dehydrogenase has protein sequence MSSFIVPRKIYHGLGSLENLKEVEGNKAVIVIGGGSIKRFGFLDKTINLLKETGITSTVFEGVEPDPSVETVMKGAEFLKHEKPDLIIGLGGCSAIDAAKAMWVFYEYPEVTFEEIVRPFTIKPLRNKARFIAIPSTSGTGTEVTGLSVITDRSKGTKYPIVSYELCPDIAIVDGNLCQSMPPHITANTGMDALSHDVEAFVAGLASPYTDALSIHSVRIVFDYLPRAFKDGNNLEARQAMHDASCLGGMAFSNAILGITHSMAHQIGGMFNVPHGCANAILMPNVIRFNSRSTDKYCLLAQALGKETAEDFAREIENLRQSVDIKSNFKEYGVDPQVWAEKLDAITQNAMDDPCTGTNPRQPTLEDIKRIFECCFSGGVVDF, from the coding sequence ATGTCATCATTTATCGTTCCAAGGAAAATATATCATGGGCTTGGGTCTTTGGAGAACCTGAAAGAGGTAGAAGGCAATAAAGCCGTTATCGTTATAGGCGGTGGTTCAATAAAGCGCTTCGGGTTTCTCGATAAAACTATCAACCTTTTGAAGGAAACCGGTATTACTTCGACTGTTTTTGAAGGGGTAGAGCCTGACCCTTCCGTTGAAACCGTGATGAAAGGGGCGGAATTTCTCAAACATGAGAAACCTGATCTCATTATTGGTCTGGGTGGGTGTTCTGCCATCGACGCAGCCAAGGCCATGTGGGTATTTTATGAATACCCTGAAGTAACTTTCGAAGAGATTGTCCGTCCATTTACGATAAAACCACTGCGCAACAAGGCCCGCTTTATTGCTATCCCATCCACCAGTGGGACAGGCACCGAGGTGACCGGCCTTTCGGTCATCACTGACCGTAGTAAAGGGACCAAATACCCCATAGTCTCCTATGAGCTCTGCCCCGATATTGCTATAGTAGACGGAAATCTTTGCCAAAGCATGCCCCCCCATATCACCGCTAATACAGGGATGGATGCGTTATCCCACGATGTTGAAGCCTTTGTTGCCGGCCTGGCATCACCTTACACAGACGCTCTTTCCATACATTCTGTCCGTATCGTTTTCGATTACCTTCCCCGGGCTTTTAAGGACGGAAATAACCTTGAAGCCCGTCAGGCCATGCACGATGCTTCCTGTTTGGGCGGGATGGCATTTTCCAACGCTATTTTAGGTATTACCCACTCAATGGCGCACCAGATTGGTGGCATGTTCAATGTTCCCCATGGTTGCGCGAATGCCATCCTTATGCCAAACGTGATTCGGTTTAATAGCCGCAGCACTGACAAATACTGCTTGTTGGCCCAAGCCCTGGGCAAGGAAACTGCCGAGGATTTTGCCAGGGAGATAGAGAATCTCAGGCAGAGCGTGGATATTAAGAGTAATTTCAAAGAGTATGGTGTCGATCCTCAGGTTTGGGCAGAAAAATTGGATGCCATAACGCAGAACGCCATGGATGATCCTTGTACCGGCACTAATCCGCGTCAACCGACTCTGGAAGATATAAAAAGGATTTTCGAGTGCTGCTTCAGCGGTGGGGTTGTCGATTTTTAA
- a CDS encoding type I restriction-modification system subunit M: MDLSQHNMIVNFIWGIADDCLRDVYVRGKYRDVILPMTVIRRIDAVLEPTKQAVLKMKEQLDKAKVTNQNPALCQASGQAFYNTSHFLLRDLKSRTKQQQLKADFEAYLDGFSPNVQEILEKFKFRNQIPTMVESDILGSVIEKFTNPEINLSPNPVLDTKGEVRLPALDNHSMGTIFEELIRKFNEENNEEAGEHFTPRDVVKLMARLILEPVASRIESGTYLVYDGACGTGGMLTVAEDTLKDLAAQQKKEVVIHLYGQESQPETYAILKADLLLKGEGSEAENMKFGSTLSADSHPSREFDFMLSNPPYGKSWKNDQERMGGKKDIRDYRFVIQYKDNPEYRMITRSSDGQMLFLVNKISKMKHNTVLGSRIAEVHNGSSLFTGDAGQGESNIRRWIIENDWLEAIVALPENMFYNTGIATYIWLLSNRKTDERKGKVQLIDASGWYVPLRKNLGKKNCAFSDKQIAYICDLIMHPGETEQSKIFPNEAFGYNKITVERPLRLKGIDAQKAYSSKEIKELVEKGMTDETGTPVIRKIHKSIKPDPLHGLFEAVIGNKKCTVEYQPDTNLRDTEQVPLLEAGGIETFFKREVLPYVPDAWIDESRTQIGYEISFTRYFYKPAQMRTLDEIMADIRAIEKETDGLLNDIVGEEN, encoded by the coding sequence ATGGATTTATCTCAACACAACATGATTGTAAACTTTATCTGGGGTATCGCGGATGATTGCCTCCGGGATGTCTATGTACGGGGTAAATACCGTGATGTAATTCTCCCTATGACCGTTATCCGCAGGATTGATGCGGTATTGGAACCTACAAAACAGGCTGTATTAAAGATGAAGGAGCAGCTGGATAAGGCAAAGGTTACCAATCAGAACCCCGCCCTCTGTCAGGCATCTGGTCAGGCATTTTATAATACCAGTCATTTTTTGCTTAGAGACCTGAAATCCCGCACGAAACAGCAGCAGCTCAAAGCAGACTTCGAGGCCTATCTTGACGGCTTTTCACCAAATGTACAGGAAATCCTGGAAAAATTCAAATTCCGCAATCAGATACCCACCATGGTAGAGTCTGATATTCTCGGCTCAGTTATCGAAAAATTTACAAACCCGGAAATCAATCTGAGCCCCAATCCTGTTCTGGATACAAAAGGTGAAGTACGTCTGCCGGCCCTTGATAACCATTCCATGGGGACCATATTTGAAGAGCTGATCCGCAAATTTAATGAAGAAAATAACGAAGAGGCGGGTGAACACTTTACTCCACGCGATGTGGTAAAGCTTATGGCAAGGCTTATCCTTGAACCTGTCGCATCAAGGATTGAATCAGGCACCTATCTGGTTTATGACGGGGCTTGCGGTACCGGAGGCATGCTGACGGTTGCGGAAGATACCCTGAAGGATCTGGCTGCACAGCAGAAGAAAGAGGTTGTCATTCATCTCTACGGACAGGAATCTCAACCGGAAACCTACGCCATACTCAAGGCTGACCTTCTTTTAAAAGGCGAAGGTTCAGAGGCGGAAAATATGAAATTCGGTTCTACGCTTTCAGCCGATAGCCATCCGTCAAGAGAATTTGACTTCATGCTTTCAAATCCTCCCTATGGCAAGAGCTGGAAAAACGATCAGGAACGTATGGGCGGCAAAAAAGATATCAGAGACTACCGCTTTGTAATCCAATATAAAGACAATCCAGAATACAGGATGATTACGCGTTCCAGTGACGGCCAGATGCTCTTCCTGGTTAATAAGATATCCAAGATGAAACACAATACCGTATTGGGAAGCCGGATTGCAGAAGTCCATAACGGATCGTCCCTCTTTACCGGAGACGCAGGGCAGGGAGAGAGTAATATCCGCCGCTGGATTATTGAGAACGACTGGCTGGAGGCAATCGTCGCCCTGCCTGAAAATATGTTTTATAACACCGGTATTGCAACCTATATCTGGCTGCTTTCCAACAGGAAAACCGATGAAAGAAAGGGCAAGGTGCAGCTCATTGACGCAAGCGGCTGGTATGTCCCCCTGCGGAAGAACCTCGGCAAAAAGAACTGCGCATTTTCAGATAAACAGATTGCGTACATCTGTGACCTTATCATGCATCCCGGAGAAACCGAACAGTCAAAGATATTTCCCAACGAGGCCTTCGGGTACAACAAGATAACCGTAGAGCGTCCGCTTCGATTGAAGGGGATTGATGCGCAGAAGGCATACTCGTCTAAAGAGATTAAAGAACTGGTGGAGAAGGGAATGACAGATGAAACCGGAACACCCGTTATCCGTAAGATTCATAAATCTATAAAACCCGATCCGTTACACGGCCTCTTTGAAGCCGTTATCGGCAATAAGAAGTGCACTGTCGAATACCAGCCCGATACAAATCTGCGTGATACCGAACAGGTCCCGCTTCTGGAAGCAGGAGGCATTGAGACCTTCTTTAAACGGGAGGTTCTGCCTTATGTCCCGGACGCATGGATTGATGAAAGCAGAACGCAGATCGGTTATGAAATATCGTTTACCAGATATTTCTACAAACCCGCACAGATGAGGACACTCGATGAGATCATGGCGGATATCCGGGCAATAGAGAAAGAGACCGACGGATTGTTGAATGATATTGTTGGGGAGGAGAACTAA
- a CDS encoding ATP-binding protein translates to MNAGRSTEYYCSIVQELRRLPTETEWVEFKHNKAAAEEIGQYLSALSNPAALVGKVKAYLIWGIEDGSHDIIGATFKPRESKVGDEEVENWLLRHLSPKIKFDFYELTLEDKPVVLLEIGSAFRHPVQFKNIEYIRVGSYLKKLKDFPEKERELWRIFDKIPFERGIAQDNLAAEDVLLLIDYPACFSLLNLPLPDSRDGIIKALESEEMYTFRITICN, encoded by the coding sequence ATGAATGCAGGCAGATCAACTGAGTATTATTGCAGTATTGTTCAAGAGTTACGCAGACTACCTACAGAAACAGAATGGGTTGAATTCAAGCATAATAAAGCAGCTGCTGAGGAGATCGGTCAGTATCTCTCCGCGCTCTCTAACCCAGCGGCTCTAGTCGGAAAAGTTAAGGCTTATCTGATCTGGGGAATTGAAGATGGAAGTCATGACATTATTGGAGCCACATTTAAACCAAGAGAGTCTAAAGTTGGGGATGAGGAAGTTGAAAACTGGTTGTTGCGGCATCTATCGCCAAAGATTAAGTTCGATTTTTATGAATTGACTTTGGAGGACAAGCCGGTAGTTTTATTGGAAATCGGATCTGCATTTCGTCATCCGGTTCAATTTAAGAATATAGAATATATTCGAGTAGGATCATACCTGAAAAAACTCAAAGATTTTCCTGAAAAAGAACGTGAGTTGTGGCGTATTTTTGACAAGATACCGTTTGAGCGGGGCATCGCTCAAGATAATCTTGCGGCAGAAGATGTTTTGTTGTTGATTGATTACCCTGCATGTTTTTCTCTTCTCAACTTACCGTTACCGGATTCACGTGACGGAATTATCAAGGCCTTAGAATCAGAGGAAATGTACACATTTAGAATAACGATATGCAACTGA
- a CDS encoding restriction endonuclease subunit S codes for MKLKPYLEYKDSGVPWLGKVPKEWVEKRAKYLFREIDIRSTAGEEELLSVSHITGVTPRSKKNVTMFKSESYEGSKLCYPDDLVINTMWAWMAALGVSKYKGIVSPSYHVYRLRHKDSLVSEYIDKLLRSWGYAVEYRIRSTGIRPSRLRLYPDKFLTIPICIPSLREQKQIIKYIKFKSSQIARFIRAKKRMIELLKEQKQAIINDAVTGKIDVRTGKPYPKYKPSGVEWLGDVPCDWDIYPLKRCIKSNIDSLSEKTSSGYEFEYIEINKVKSGYMIGAPAKINFGNSPSRARRKVKRGDTIISTVRTYLRSVLFIDFEKCDNLIVSTGFSVLSPNNEINPRYLGYLLRSDNFIDRVIQNSIGVSYPAIADSRLISLKIILPSTYNQSSIVNYIEKETKNIDLAISRTEREINLMQEYRTRLISDVVTGKVDVREIHVPEVAEEDLIIEDITETEALDETGDEEEDR; via the coding sequence ATGAAACTCAAACCATATCTAGAATACAAAGACTCTGGTGTACCGTGGCTGGGGAAAGTGCCAAAGGAATGGGTGGAAAAAAGAGCGAAATATTTATTTCGTGAAATAGATATACGTTCTACTGCTGGTGAGGAAGAGTTACTTTCGGTGTCGCATATTACAGGAGTCACACCAAGGAGCAAAAAAAATGTAACCATGTTTAAATCAGAATCGTATGAGGGTTCTAAACTATGTTATCCGGATGATTTGGTAATAAACACAATGTGGGCCTGGATGGCAGCACTTGGGGTATCTAAATATAAAGGAATTGTTAGTCCTTCTTATCATGTATATCGTTTAAGGCATAAAGATTCGCTGGTTTCTGAATATATAGACAAACTCTTAAGATCGTGGGGATATGCTGTAGAATACAGAATACGTTCTACAGGTATTCGACCTTCAAGATTACGATTATACCCAGATAAATTCCTTACAATTCCTATTTGCATTCCATCGTTAAGAGAGCAAAAGCAGATCATTAAATATATTAAATTCAAATCCTCACAGATTGCCCGCTTCATCCGTGCCAAGAAGCGAATGATCGAACTCCTCAAGGAGCAGAAGCAGGCCATCATCAATGACGCGGTAACCGGGAAGATCGATGTGCGCACCGGCAAGCCATATCCGAAATACAAACCAAGCGGTGTTGAGTGGCTGGGGGATGTACCTTGCGATTGGGATATATATCCTTTAAAGAGATGTATAAAATCGAACATTGATTCATTGTCGGAAAAAACAAGTTCCGGATACGAATTTGAATATATAGAAATTAATAAGGTAAAATCCGGTTATATGATTGGTGCACCAGCAAAGATAAATTTTGGCAACTCTCCCTCAAGGGCAAGACGAAAGGTGAAAAGAGGTGATACAATAATATCTACAGTAAGAACATACTTAAGATCGGTACTATTTATTGATTTTGAAAAATGTGACAATTTAATTGTGTCTACAGGCTTCTCAGTGCTTTCACCTAACAACGAGATTAATCCTAGATATCTTGGATATCTTTTGAGATCAGACAATTTTATAGATCGAGTTATACAAAACTCTATAGGAGTATCCTATCCTGCTATAGCAGATTCTCGACTCATTTCACTTAAAATCATATTACCATCTACATATAATCAATCTTCGATAGTTAACTATATAGAAAAAGAAACAAAGAATATAGATTTAGCGATATCCCGCACTGAGCGAGAAATTAATCTTATGCAGGAATACCGAACCCGCCTTATCTCCGATGTGGTCACCGGCAAGGTGGATGTACGGGAGATACATGTGCCGGAAGTCGCAGAAGAAGACCTGATCATTGAAGATATTACAGAGACAGAAGCACTTGATGAAACAGGGGATGAGGAGGAAGATAGATGA